The Arachis hypogaea cultivar Tifrunner chromosome 14, arahy.Tifrunner.gnm2.J5K5, whole genome shotgun sequence DNA window AGCCTTAGTGTGAGTGTGCACAACATAAGTAAATTGAGAAGCCTTGATACGTatctttccattttaatttcatgcaagaGCAGAAACAAGGATATGCATGGGGAGATACGCCCCTATGTCCCTGCTCCCTCTATCtgtccccctctctctctctctctctctctctctctctctctctctctctctcgctctctcaTGCACACACAGACACAAACACTTGACATATGACTATATTGATTTATTTAACATAAGTTTGGGTTTCATAGGATTGTTTGGACTGTGCCATGTTTGGAGTGCACTTTTTTTGGCTGGGGGTGGGTTCAAATGGTGGAAATTTTTTGTCACCATTTATCCTGTGTCCTATAGTCATAGTGGGAGTCCCATGGACTAGCCCTTGAACTTTCAGatgtccccccttttttttattccttttaaacTGATGCATTTCGTGCCTCAAAATTTGAGACTATATATTGATTGTAGAATTTGCTGAATCTTGTTACACGATGACAACTACAAGCTGCATGATTTGTGTAGTTTCTGGAGCAATGTTAACTTCTCAATGATCGTTTTCCCCTCTTATCTGTAATTTCAACAGGGGAGATATTTTACGATGCAAGTGAAGATTTTTCTGGAACAATAtctattgatgatgatgagaacatCTGCAACGATGGTTTGTTAACTGTCGAGGATGGTTGGGACACCACTATTGGATTATATTCTGATGATGCTGTAGAAACACCAGGCATGCTACTCACACCTCCTTCTTCTGGACCCAATAAGCGAAGAAAACTAGTGAATTCCGTTGTGTTTCTGGTTATAACTCAGTGAATTTTTCCCGGAGCTCAAGCTTTGATGCTGTTGAGACTATTGAAACCACTCAGTATAGTGATGTTCTACTATTATTTAGGTTTAATGATCATGACCTTCCATTTAAATTAAGGGAAGTTATAATATCTGACCTGCGATTGCTTACTTTGCTAGAGGCAGGCCTTCCATCTTGGGTCATCTTCCTTCAGTCTTACCCAGTATTATGCAATCTTTATCGTCCATGGATGTGCCCACTTGCCAGACTTTTATATGTTTTAATCTCATTAGTAACTGTTCTCATTGGATTCTATGATTTATACAAAAATGTTCCTGTTctgaaggcaactgctgctcgtATATGTGGACCTCTTTTTGATTGGGTTGAAAGTTGGGAAATGGTTTCAAGGGTCAGATATTTAGGGACAATGCTGTTTCTACATAACTTGCAGAAGGCTACTAGGTGGTTGCTTGCCTTTACACATACCACAAGATCCTTTTTTTCTGTTCTTGTTCAACCTCTTTCAGAGGCCCTGTTCGAGATATTTGGATTTCTTCtcccaagtttgaagttgttgtttgaaTTAGTAGAAAGTATATTTTCTGTCCTGTGGCTTGGAATTGGGACTTTTTACACTCTAGTGGGAGATATACTGGAGCTATTCTTTGTACCAATATGGCTTCTGGTTACTTTTATTTGGAGAATTGGTAGGTCATCATGTGTATTGGAATTCTGGTACTCTGTTATTTCTTAAACTTATTCTTTTCAACATAAATTGTCATCTGATATATTTTGGGTGTTCATCTCTAATTTACTGCAGGAACATGTGTCATATATCCTGTATTTTTTATTCTCTGGGAAATACTGTATGCACCTGTACGTCTGGTCCTTGCAATATCAAGTGTGCTGACTTTTGTATGTACGTGCATTTTTGATGTACTTGGGGATGCATGGCAGATTATTAGTAGCATTCTTGAGTTAGCATCATCTTCGGAAGCAACTGTTACCACCTATGAGGTTTCCATTTGGCGCTCTCTTTGGAATGACCTTTTTTCCCAGGTTTGAATATGGCACTCCAATAAATTATGCATTTCTTTTACCTCTTCTCTTTCTAGAAAGTTATCCTGATCTGTAGatttttgttcttttccttttcagATTTTCCGTGCTCTCAAGAGTATTCTATATGGGTTTGTTGCTTTTTTCACAGCCTGCAACAGGCATCGACTAAGGCATGTGTCTATTTCATTTTTTACATCGAAAGAGAATGCATTCAATGTAGTGataaattttcatataatttttgttGCATGGCGTTTGACTTTATTCATTATagcttcttttcctttttgcATGATTTTTTCAGTAATATGAAGATTTTTGATCGAAGGGGATTTAATCCTTCAGTTTTGTCTATTCCTTTTATAGAGTATTaccctttcttttaatttctctgATTGCTACTTTTAGTGTAGATGTCATATCTTCTTTGAGAAGTTGTGgcattttttgtttgatttgaatGAGGGAAGCCCCTCATTTGATCCATGTTAAGGTTCTGTTGCTGTAGCATGAGGGAAGCCGTGGGGCTTCTCTTGTTGCTTTATACTCATGAGGTTGCTTGTTCAATACTCTATGGATTTCATCTATCTAAGGTTTTGGTTTTTGCTGAGGGAGAAGAAGTTAAGAAACTGAAAAGTGCACAGAAAGGGCAAACTATAtatagaaatttatttatttggaataagaaaataaattgatAGTTATTGGAACAAGTTTCGTGTAGTTTAGTAAAAGAGATAAAATCAGATGATAGTTTTGTTGAAATATGATGAGAGATATTAATGTTAGTTAGTGGTTAGTAGTTTAGGTAGTGCATTGATGGAGAGTAGTTGAGTAGGTGCTCATGTTAGTCTTCTCTCATGTATCAATACAATCAAGATGCAATCTACACACATCACGTAAGAGTAATATATTCATTCTCTGATTTGCTGAGTTACTATTTACACTATTGTATTCATAGAAAATCATTATTTTAACAAGTTCTTTTCCTTTCATAAATAGAGTGAAGTAATAACCCCATAGCTTCGGGGATAAGGAATCCATGATGCAATAGCGCATCGCAATGTGTCATATGAACCATGTTTGTAGTCATTCCATTTTTCCTTGGTCTCCTTCTGCTCCTACTATTAGATTTCcttaaatctaatttattcttctTACATGGGCTTCTACAGGTCTTCTTTCTATAAGACCAAATAGCACCTAAGATAGTTAAGGAACTTAATTTATGTGCAATGTGCAATTTAGAACACACTTTATTGCATGTCATTTGAGCATATAAAGGTGGTTTCTTCAGCACAACCAGTGAATCAGTGATTTGGGATAAGATTATGCATCGATTTCTATTTTCTGCAAAGCAAATGGTCCTTTTAATTAACTTGCCTTAACAAATTTGTTGAGAGACGGGGCAAAGGGAGATCAAGAAAAGTTATAGAACAAATGATTAGGAATGACCTATATTTGAATGCCAGTGTCTACAACATGGATTCTTGTATATGCAATGGTTCTTTGAAGCATATAGCTAATATCTTCAAGTGGGAaaagaacattttttttcttgGCTGGCTATCAACTTATCAACAACCGTGTCTCGTCAAAAATTGGGACCATCTAGGTAAAGATTTCCATTACCAAGAAAGTTAGGGTAGCACCTGTTTTGGAAATGATGGAAGAACCTTCCCTTGGATGGCTTGATCATGTGATGAAATGAACTGTAGAAGCCCTAATAAGAAGAATAGATCTAATAGTATAAGAATATGGTACCAGTAAGAAGTATAAAGGAACAGAGTAGTCTAGAGAGAGTTTCTGAAACAGGGAGCTATAGAGTGATATCATTGTGACATCACCCTATTTCCCAAAATAGTATTATTTATGAAAGAAGTTAAGTAACATGGCAGTATTTCGAGAGGTTGCCACTCTCTTAAGGACTGATTTAGTCCCAAAGACCAGAATGAGCTTCTCTAATTCTCATTCTTCACCTTATTCTCCTTTAACAGCAATATATTTTTCACATACCACTACTCTGCTAGCTTGGCAGAGTTAGTTACTAGACCTTTCTCAAAATACCCTTACACTTTCTATTTTCTCCCCTAATACAGAGGACTTGAAATGACTGAGAAAAAAATGAATATGTGAGAATAGAAACTTCCTTAGTGTTATTGATAGTAGCGTGCGCACGCGCGTGCACACACACACACGAAACAAAGTGActatagtaaaaaaaattcaatgaatgAGAGTGATAATTTCCTATAAAAGCTTAGTTTCTATACAGTTAGTTATTATATATGCCTAGTTTCCTGTCGTCAATATCTCTTTTCAAAAAGAGGATTGAATAAAGTTTAGAGGTTGAGGGCAACCAAGGTAATTAATAAAGAAATGATTAAGAACTAGATTTAAATGGCTTATGATAGGACGCATTAATGTGGTTTAATCTCTATAGTTGATCTCACTAGTGGAAAAATgcttttattgttgttgtatttGTATCAAATGGAAGCTGAGCATAAAATAATTTGTTCAAGGGCACTTCCACGCTAACTAAGAACCCTGAATAAAGATCAATAGACAAATAGGAGCAGAAAAACATAAGGATAGATGAGGAATTTATCTGTGGTAACCACAGCATGCAATACATCTGAATAAGCAGCACATCATTGCACACGATCTTTCAGTGCAACTTGATATGTGGattgtgtatagatccaccataAATAAATTGTACTTATTAGGGGAAGCAAGGATAATATCTTGCCCTCTTAGTGTCAAACTGTCAAAGGCTTTGATACTATGCCAGTGATCAATTACGCTAGAAGTTTGGTGAGAAACGGTATTTTATCTTGCCATTCCATTATTAGCCATTGAACTTCCAAATGAGTGTTGGATCTCTCCCCAATCCCTTCATCAAACTCCCAAACGAGGGTGTGCATAAACATATCCATCCCATTCCACACTTTTCTCTTTCATTCCATTATTAGCCATATCTCTCCATTCACTTTTATACTCACAATTGTAGCCTAAGAAATGTGGATATGTGAAATTGTCTCGCTTTCTGCAAGTTATAGAAATCAAATGGCAGAACTGGAAATTCCTATGACTTTTTCTTCCTCTTAGATCAATTTTCTCTAAATCTATATAGGCCATAGAGTATGGTTGGCTCTCAAGAGTTGGGATCACGGAAGTTAAAGAACATGGTTGTTACAATCTGAGCAGTGGAATTCCAGGTTGTTGCATGGTTTCCATGTTTTTCTTAAGCATTCTTGATAGTATGCTAGAGTTTATATGTGCATttcttttgatcaagtggattgaaatttacttttctttttccccTCGGGGATGACACCATGTGGTTTGGATCGTAAATTGTGTGAGTAGATGTTGGTTTGGCAGTGATACTGGCGTTCTTCAAAATCACACTTGTTACTGTGACATGTCAGTTCTTACTGTCCACCCATCAGGCAAATATTATATGTGCTAACCTTAATTTGGTATAAATGCATGCAGCATCTACAATCATCTACAGGAGTTTATCAAAAGATTATACCGGGGATGCCAAAGATCACAGCAATCTGATTTGAGAGGCAGTAGTACAAATTCAATGACACTTCTATTTGTGAGAACtctcaaattcaaattttgataTCTGCTCATTATGCCATTCAATTTTCTGAACTCTATTTGAAtataattccttttttttttccacatTATTCCAAGTTGTTGAGCTTTAAGGTActgaaaaaatggagaaaaagCTTGATAGTTAACTCCGTGACTTTAAGTTGGATTATTTACAGTTGCATAGAATAAATCAATAAGATGTTGCATCTTGGTAAATGAGTTCAACTCAAGTTTGTTGCCTCATATTTACTTGCGTTACTTTATTCTAAGAAATTAAAGTAACTTCTTTATTTTACCTTACAAAATGAAATGTGTGCCACTTTTATTGCAAATACGTGGATAGCGTTGTTTGGTTTTGGTACTTCCATGTTGTGTTGATGTGGGATTTAGTTATCAAGTTCATGGTACTTCTTTATCTTTAAGCTTATTTATTGAAGTCAACTttcaggaagaagaagaaaagaagttggTTTGAGTAGATAACGCCTTTTCAAAGACTACTATAAATTGCAAAACAAGTTTCATACAGTCCTCACATATCGACCTCAAGTACTGGAACACCAGAATGCCGCATTCTGTATCATTGCATTTTCAGTGAACTTGCCACGAGTATAGGAATTTAGATATTCTTTGTTTGTAACAAATTTTGTTTTCACCTTTTCTCCTTTTGATCCGTATTTCTTTTTGTAACACTATGTTCAGGTATatagtatgtatatatgtgtatagaAATCTTGTAAATTGAGTTGAAATCCGTAATTTCGGTATTTGTAAATTCACTAATTCAGAGatgaatattattttattattttgtcaaTAATAGTTCGAGAAATGTTAGGGAGTTAAACACTTTTAgtggaaaaaaaaatgaattgttTAGTATTAGTTCAAGTGTAAAGAAAAAAGTGTTTGATTtgtgtaattattttttgtttttatatttgtgaagaaaaaagaaaaaataataggtaaaaatagaaataggattttattacttttaatggttttttttttcataaatttttttaaaaaaaagttgtgtAACAGTGTACCATATAGTTCAAAATTTGACATCTTTTTATATGTTGGTGGAGAATGACTCATTTAATTATCTGCACTTAATTTGTTTTTATGGGATTTCATTAAGAAACTAAGATATTTTATTCACAAAATaatctattaaaataaaaattttgagtaGTTTGATCATTCAGGCTATCCAGACAGACGTCAAGATTTTAGATGTTTAATTAATGTTCATGTCACTTAGCGTTTATgagattaattaatattagtatttcgacttaatactcaatttggtctcTGAACTTATATGCGAGTCTCAATTTATTTCCTGAAGTTTCAATTGCTTCTATTTAGTCCCCAAAGTTTATAAATGTGCCTTATATTAGTTCCTGAGacgatttttagtataaaaacgttAATGGAGTACTGTTATAGACTAgttaaaacttgtaaaatgatgCAGCATTTAAATAGTTCAAAAAGGGCATCGTATCACTTATTTTGTTAGGTAAAATGTTAATAAACACTATTTACGATGATGTTTTTGGGTTATTTTAGTGCCAAAATTAAATTGACATCATTTTACAAAGTTTAGTGTGGCATTCGGCTGTAGTGTTCCGTTAACGTTTGTATGTTGAAAATTGTTTAAAGAATTAACATGAATTATGTTCACAAAGTTTGGAGACTAAATAAATAAAGGCAATTAAAATTTTAGGGGCTAAAGAGCGCTCCAAAATCTTATTGTAAATATTGAGTCCCGATCTTAAACTATGGTTGAAGGCGAAGGCTCTACGAACCTCTTGTACTGAGAGGCAAAAGCAGAGAAGTGagtggtttttctttttttttttttttcttgggttttttctTTCTCCCACACTGTTCGTGCCAGAGTCGGATGGGGCGTGTGTCTCTCTATGTTGGGTGTGGTGAAGTTATGATTATTTTAGTGTTAACGAGTGATTTTGGAGCGAAGTGATTTAGAGAAAATTCTCATTTACATTTTGGAGAAAAGAAAGGGTTGAGGAGCAAGCTAGCTAGCAATGAGACTAGAATTTTAAATTAAGGATATTTTGGTAAATCGAACTCGCACTCTGTATTTGTATTGGGCCGTTGCTAAACTCCGAATCCAAGATCGTTCCAGCAAAAAAATCAGCTAAATGTGTCTGGGTGAATCTAAAATCTCTACGTGGATGGTATTTATGTTAGGCATTAGGATGTTTCCTTTCTTTGTAAATTGAATGGTTCTGAATCTATTTTCTGATTTATCATGTTTCAGGTatttgaagaaagaaggaggatAAAGAGACGGAAGCTAATTGAATCAATTTTCGTGATTCACGTTGTAATGATATTAAACATATCTCCTCCTAATTTGAATGTGGTGAAAcatttaataaccaatattttaaatcataaataaataaaactaattactatCTTTATAATTAACAAAGTTGTTCCATTCTTAACTGATTTAGAGTTGGTTACATATACTTTTCCAAATATAATAATTAGTGTCTACACAAAAGAATAGACAAATGGAAGACAATAAGGTAACAAATCTAATCCAAAATAACCAAGTACATTACTAACTAGAAAGCATAGATTATTAGTCAGCGCAAAGAACGATACTTTTGCTTTGTCCTAGTTTTGTTTCCATTCTTTACTCACTACCATCAAAATCCATTCActaaaagtagaatccaaaagaGCATCCACactcttccttcttcctcaacttcgaattctttttttctttttcgtttattTTCTCAAAAGTAGACACAAGAATTAGAATTAGAATTCGAATTGGATCAGCATGCCAAGCAAGCTAAAAAAGGCCATTGGAGCAGTGAAAGACCAAACTAGCATTAGCCTAGCAAAGGCAACCAATGCAGCCAATCTAGAAGTGATGGTTCTTAAGGCCACAACCCATGATAAAAATCAAATAGAAGAACGTTACATCAATGAAATTGTTCAACTAGTCTCATCCAACAAACTCTATGCTGCCCCATGCGCCCAAGCAATAGCCAAACGTATTGGGAAGACACGCAATTGGGTTGTTGCTCTCAAATCTCTTATGATTGTGCTTAGAATCTTCCAAGATGGCAATCTCTATTTTCCAAGGGAAATATTCCATGCAATGAAACAAGGTGCAAGGATTCTCAACCTTTCTAATTTTAGAGATGACTCCAGTTCTAGTCCTTGGGATTATACTGCATTTGTAAGAACATTCGCTCTCTACCTCGACGAGCGCTTGTATTGCTTCCTAACCGGAAAGCTTTACAGGAGATTCGCGAATCATCATGATAAAAACCACATAAAGAATGATAATATGAAAGATATGAAACCCAGAATTGTTTTGGATAGAGTTGTAAATTGGCAAAAGTTGTTGGACAGAGCCATTGGTACTAGGCCTACCGGTTCGGCTAAAGGGAACCGTCTGGTTCAAGTTTCGCTTTACGCCGTGGTGCAGGAAAGTTTTGATCTTTACAGTGATATAAGTGATGGGATTGGTGTAGTTTTGGATAGCTTTTTCCATTTGCCATATGCTTATGCAGCATGTGTGGCTGCTTACAAGGCTTGTGACAAATCATGCAAGCAATTTGAAGAGTTATCTGCTTTTTATGGTTTCTGTAAGGGCATTGGGATTGGAAGATCCTATGATTACCCAACTGTGCAGAAATTGTCTGGAGTGCTTATGGAGACATTGCAGGAGTTCCTTAAAGACCAAGCTTCGTTTTCGACGAATGATGGATCCAAACCCAATAGGAATCTTCTTCATGCAGGGTCAAGTTCATCACAGGATGAGAAAGACACTTGCTCTAATAATGATGGGTCAGAGGATGAGAAACAATCACAAgaagttgttgttgatgatgcCTCCAAGGAGGGTTGGGAGTTGGTATTGGCAGAGTCAACAATTGCACCTGAAAAAGCATCACCTAAATTGGCAAATGATTTTAACTCATTTGTCAATTTTTTGGATCAACCTTTGGTACCTCCAATCCAATATAATCCATTTCTTGATCCTCCTATCCAACAAAGTCATGTTGGTTTAAATGATGATTTTCAAGGTTCTAATTCCATGACAAATTTGGATATACTTTTTGGTGTGATAAATACAAATGAGAAATCAGAGGCAACCTTTGATGCTCAACATCAAGATTTTCAAAATAGAAATTCCAGTGAAACAATTATTGCAACACCAAGGTTCCAAGTGAATAATTCGTGTGAAACTACTATAGCACCAACATTCAATAATGTATTAAGTTTCCAATCTACTCTGAATATGATTCCTATGGAATTTGAAGCACAGAGTATTCATAATTCAGTTGTGGCACCAACTTTTAGAGCGACAAATAGTAATGAGGAAACATTGGTAACACCAAATGAAGATGATCCTTTTGAGACATGGTCCACCACAAACATGATGGTAAAAACATCTGAATTGTCAAATCAAGAGCAAACTTTGTTTCAACAGCAACAACTATGGTTGGAGCATCAAAGCAGAATTATGGCAAAGTATATGACATGAGGTTtcaaaatactaacaaaaaaaaaaaaaaaattaagaattgcaattgtgtttcattgtcaccttgtttttttttctttacttttctaaaTAATGGTCTCTCCTTTTACTGGTTATTCATTAAGATGTAATTTGTCCATTTAGTTTCGGCAATTGTGTTTTTGCTAGTTGAATATTTCCATCATAGACTATAAATAACTTTTTGTCAAGAATAGAAAGAAATATTTTAGTCATGCATCTTCAAAtggtttatattttaaatataagaaaatggtaaaatatactttttgtttctgaagtctatcatttttttcaaaaaatactcttaatatctattttgatttaattttatatttaacgttttttatttatttaattt harbors:
- the LOC112740499 gene encoding clathrin coat assembly protein AP180-like, which produces MPSKLKKAIGAVKDQTSISLAKATNAANLEVMVLKATTHDKNQIEERYINEIVQLVSSNKLYAAPCAQAIAKRIGKTRNWVVALKSLMIVLRIFQDGNLYFPREIFHAMKQGARILNLSNFRDDSSSSPWDYTAFVRTFALYLDERLYCFLTGKLYRRFANHHDKNHIKNDNMKDMKPRIVLDRVVNWQKLLDRAIGTRPTGSAKGNRLVQVSLYAVVQESFDLYSDISDGIGVVLDSFFHLPYAYAACVAAYKACDKSCKQFEELSAFYGFCKGIGIGRSYDYPTVQKLSGVLMETLQEFLKDQASFSTNDGSKPNRNLLHAGSSSSQDEKDTCSNNDGSEDEKQSQEVVVDDASKEGWELVLAESTIAPEKASPKLANDFNSFVNFLDQPLVPPIQYNPFLDPPIQQSHVGLNDDFQGSNSMTNLDILFGVINTNEKSEATFDAQHQDFQNRNSSETIIATPRFQVNNSCETTIAPTFNNVLSFQSTLNMIPMEFEAQSIHNSVVAPTFRATNSNEETLVTPNEDDPFETWSTTNMMVKTSELSNQEQTLFQQQQLWLEHQSRIMAKYMT